Proteins from a genomic interval of Salmo salar chromosome ssa14, Ssal_v3.1, whole genome shotgun sequence:
- the LOC106569323 gene encoding THO complex subunit 1, whose translation MSVLILFNFNDAKDIFTASTRSALVNKTSKPLINAFNQITGNETEKKTTLDQALRQVLEEEIVEKKALVDDFLSLIYFSIDGVTEGICSATTPFLLLGDVLDCLPLYQCDKVFSFVEENVSTWKSNSFYTAGKNYLLRMCNDLLRRLSKSQNTVFCGRIQLFLARLFPLSEKSGLNLQSQFNLDNITVFNKNELESTLGQKPTEEEDGMEVEEGEMGDEEPSAPAPCSIPIDYNLYRKFWTLQDYFRNPVQCYEKFSWMTFLKYSDETLAVFRSFKLDDMQASKRKLEEQRTAGGDHVYFAKFLTSEKLMDLQLSDSNFRRHILLQYLILFQYLKGQVKFKSSSCILNDDQCSWMEETTKVVYQLLREIPPDGDKFATMVEHVLNTEENWNSWKNEGCPSFVKERPVDDKPKRPMRKRQAPEDFLGKGPDRKVFMGNDELTRLWNLNHNNMAACQSVSREFMPTLEEFFEEAIEQADPANMVEDEYKVVRNSNYGWRALRLLSRRSPHFFQPTNQQFKSLADYLESMVIKLAKELPKDLPSEEIKTGEEDYEDNGDTLLKESNDSLSMQTKLVSNQQMDDIAAKLGSQWKTLAGQLEIKAAEIREIETDSKDVDMQAKLLLVAWQDREGTQATVESLVPALNAAGFPKIAEILNET comes from the exons ATGTCTGTACTGATTTTATTCAATTTCAACGATGCAAAAGATATATTTACA GCCTCAACCAGGAGTGCGTTGGTCAACAAAACCAGCAAACCTTTGATAAACGCATTCAACCAGATCACTGGAAA TGAGACAGAGAAGAAGACCACCCTTGACCAAGCTCTGAGGCAAGTCCTGGAGGAGGAGATT GTGGAAAAGAAAGCACTCGTCGATGACTTTCTGTCTCTCATCTATTTCAGCATTGATGGAGTTACTGAAG GTATCTGCTCCGCCACCACTCCTTTCCTACTGTTGGGAGATGTTCTGGACTGTCTTCCTCTGTACCAGTGTGATAAGGTCTTCTCCTTTGTTGAAGAGAATGTCTCCACCTGGAAGTCT AACTCCTTTTACACTGCTGGGAAAAACTACTTGTTAAGGATGTGTAATG ATCTTTTGAGGAGGTTGTCCAAGTCTCAGAACACAGTCTTCTGTGGACGGATCCAGCTGTTCCTGGCTCGTCTCTTTCCCCTGTCTGAGAAATCAG GTCTGAACCTGCAGAGCCAGTTTAATCTCGACAACATCACAGTGTTCAACAAAAATGAGCTAGAGAGCACTCTTGGCCAGAAG CccacagaggaggaggatgggatggaagtggaggagggggagatgggagatgAGGAACCTAGTGCACCTGCTCCATG TTCCATCCCTATCGACTACAACCTATACAGAAAGTTCTGGACTCTGCAGGACTACTTCAGAAACCCTGTTCAGTGTTATGAGAAGTTTTCCTGGATGACTTTCCTCAAG TATTCAGACGAGACGCTGGCAGTGTTTAGAAGCTTCAAGCTGGACGACATGCAGGCTTCTAAAAGGAAGCTGGAAGAGCAAAGGACGGCAGGAGGAGACCACGTTTACTTTGCCAAGTTCCTCACCAGTGAGAAG TTGATGGACCTGCAGCTCAGTGACAGTAACTTCAGACGACACATCCTCCTGCAGTACCTTATCCTGTTTCAGTACCTCAAGGGACAGGTCAAGTTCAAAAG CTCCAGTTGTATCCTGAATGATGATCAGTGTTCATGGATGGAGGAGACCACCAAAgttgtgtaccag CTGCTCAGAGAGATCCCACCGGATGGAGACAAGTTTGCCACCATGGTCGAG CATGTCCTAAACACAGAGGAGAACTGGAACTCGTGGAAAAATGAAGGATGCCCAAGCTTTGTGAAGGAAAG ACCAGTAGATGACAAACCCAAGAGACCCATGAGGAAGAGACAAGCTCCAGAAGACTTCCTAGGTAAAGGCCCTGACAGGAAGGTCTTCATGGGGAA TGATGAACTCACGAGACTGTGGAATCTGAACCATAACAATATGGCAGCTTGCCAGTCAGTTAGCAG GGAATTCATGCCTACTCTGGAGGAGTTTTTTGAAGAGGCCATTGAACAGGCTGACCCAGCCAACATGGTGGAAGACGAGTACAA GGTGGTGCGTAACTCAAACTATGGCTGGCGAGCCCTGCGTCTGTTGTCTAGGAGGAGTCCCCACTTCTTCCAGCCCACCAACCAGCAGTTCAAGAGCCTGGCTGACTACCTGGAGAGCATGGTCATCAAACTGGCCAAGGAGCTGCCG AAGGACCTCCCGTCTGAGGAGATAAAGACAGGAGAGGAAGACTATGAAGACAACGGTGACACGCTTCTCAAAGAGAGCAACGACA GTCTGAGCATGCAGACCAAACTGGTGTCTAACCAGCAGATGGATGACATAGCAGCCAAGCTGGGTTCCCAATGGAAGACCCTGGCTGGCCAGCTGGAGATAAAAGCAGCGGAGATCCGGGAGattgagacagacagcaaggacGTGGACATGCAGGCCAAGCTGCTGCTGGTGGCCTGGCAGGACCGTGAGGGGACACAGGCCACTGTCGAGAGCCTGGTTCCAGCGCTCAATGCTGCTGGCTTCCCCAAGATCGCAGAGATCCTCAACGAGACATAG
- the LOC106569325 gene encoding ubiquitin carboxyl-terminal hydrolase 14 isoform X2 has translation MTVFTVNVKWGKEKFDAIELNTEEPPMVFKAQLFALTGVQPERQKVMVKGGTLKDDDWGNIKLKNGMTLLMMGSAEALPEEPAVRPMFVEDMTEDQLASAMEMPCGLTNLGNTCYMNATVQCLRSVPELKGALRRYAGALGSSGANASSQYITAALRDLYETMDETSSSIPPIILLQFLHMAFPQFAEKGDQGQYLQQDANECWLQMMRVLQQKLEPQDPDAPMETDTESGAAAVASKKNFIDQYFGVEYETTMKCTESEDEEPAKGKESQLQLSCFINQEVKYLATGLRLRLQEEITKLSPSLQRNALYIKSSKVRRLPAYLTIQMVRFFYKEKESVNAKVLKDVKFPLMLDVYELCTSELQEKMVAVRSKFKEIEDKKLEKQSQKVEKKVGDKPKEVKYEPFSFDDDLGSNNSGYYNLQAVLTHQGRSSSSGHYVGWVKRKEDEWVKFDDDKVSVVSPEDILRLSGGGDWHIAYVLLYGPRRLEILEEEKQ, from the exons ATGACCGTGTTTACAG TGAATGTGAAATGGGGAAAAGAGAAGTTTGATGCAATAGAGCTGAACACAGAAGAACCTCCCATGGTCTTCAAGGCTCAGCTCTTCGCCTTGACCGGGGTAcaaccagagagacagaaggttATGGTCAAGGGAGGCACACTTAAG GACGATGACTGGGGAAACATAAAATTAAAGAAT GGGATGACTCTGTTGATGATGGGCTCAGCGGAGGCCCTGCCCGAGGAGCCTGCAGTCAGGCCCATGTTTGTAGAGGACATGACTGAGGACCAGCTGGCCTCAGCT ATGGAGATGCCTTGTGGACTAACCAACCTGGGAAACACCTGCTATATGAACGCTACAGTGCAGTGTCTTCGCTCCGTGCCAGAGCTCAAAGGAGCCCTCAGAAG GTACGCAGGTGCTCTGGGGTCCTCAGGTGCCAACGCATCATCCCAGTACATCACAGCAG CCCTCCGTGACCTCTACGAGACCATGGATGAAACTTCCTCCAGCATACCCCCAATCATCCTGCTGCAGTTCCTGCACATGGCTTTCCCCCAGTTCGCTGAGAAGGGAGACCAGGGACAGTACCTTCAGCAG gatGCCAACGAGTGCTGGTTGCAGATGATGCGGGTTCTCCAGCAGAAGTTGGAGCCACAAGACCCAGACGCTCCCATGGAG ACTGACACTGAGAGTGGAGCTGCTGCTGTCGCTTCCAAGAAGAACTTCATCGACCAGTATTTTGGAGTGGAGTATGAAACCAC TATGAAATGTACAGAGTCTGAAGATGAGGAGCCAGCTAAAGGTAAAGAGAGCCAGCTTCAACTCAGCTGTTTCATCAACCAGGAGGTCAAATACCTGGCCACCGGGCTCAGGCTG AGACTGCAGGAAGAAATCACCAAGCTGTCCCCGTCTTTGCAAAGAAATGCCCTGTACATAAAATCT TCTAAAGTCAGACGCCTCCCTGCCTATCTGACCATTCAGATGGTTCGCTTTTTCTACAAAGAGAAGGAGTCTGTCAATGCCAAAGTCTTAAAG GATGTTAAGTTCCCGCTGATGCTGGATGTGTATGAGCTCTGTACCTCTGAGCTGCAAGAGAAGATGGTGGCAGTCAGGTCAAAGTTCAAGGAGATTGAGGACAAGAAGCTGGAGAAACAGTCACAgaag GTGGAGAAGAAAGTGGGAGACAAACCGAAAGAAGTCAAATATGAGCCCTTTTCATTCGATGACG ACCTGGGCTCCAACAACAgcggttactacaacctgcaggcaGTGCTGACACACCAGGGCCGATCCAGCTCCTCCGGACACTACGTCGGCTGGGTCAAGAGGAAAGAAG ACGAGTGGGTGAAGTTTGATGACGACAAGGTGAGTGTGGTGTCTCCAGAGGATATACTGAGGCTGTCCGGTGGAGGAGACTGGCATATAGCCTACGTCCTACTGTACGGACCCCGACGACTGGAAATACTTGAAGAGGAGAAACAGTAA
- the LOC106569325 gene encoding ubiquitin carboxyl-terminal hydrolase 14 isoform X1, which produces MTVFTVNVKWGKEKFDAIELNTEEPPMVFKAQLFALTGVQPERQKVMVKGGTLKDDDWGNIKLKNGMTLLMMGSAEALPEEPAVRPMFVEDMTEDQLASAMEMPCGLTNLGNTCYMNATVQCLRSVPELKGALRRYAGALGSSGANASSQYITAALRDLYETMDETSSSIPPIILLQFLHMAFPQFAEKGDQGQYLQQDANECWLQMMRVLQQKLEPQDPDAPMETDTESGAAAVASKKNFIDQYFGVEYETTMKCTESEDEEPAKGKESQLQLSCFINQEVKYLATGLRLRLQEEITKLSPSLQRNALYIKSSKVRRLPAYLTIQMVRFFYKEKESVNAKVLKDVKFPLMLDVYELCTSELQEKMVAVRSKFKEIEDKKLEKQSQKQVEKKVGDKPKEVKYEPFSFDDDLGSNNSGYYNLQAVLTHQGRSSSSGHYVGWVKRKEDEWVKFDDDKVSVVSPEDILRLSGGGDWHIAYVLLYGPRRLEILEEEKQ; this is translated from the exons ATGACCGTGTTTACAG TGAATGTGAAATGGGGAAAAGAGAAGTTTGATGCAATAGAGCTGAACACAGAAGAACCTCCCATGGTCTTCAAGGCTCAGCTCTTCGCCTTGACCGGGGTAcaaccagagagacagaaggttATGGTCAAGGGAGGCACACTTAAG GACGATGACTGGGGAAACATAAAATTAAAGAAT GGGATGACTCTGTTGATGATGGGCTCAGCGGAGGCCCTGCCCGAGGAGCCTGCAGTCAGGCCCATGTTTGTAGAGGACATGACTGAGGACCAGCTGGCCTCAGCT ATGGAGATGCCTTGTGGACTAACCAACCTGGGAAACACCTGCTATATGAACGCTACAGTGCAGTGTCTTCGCTCCGTGCCAGAGCTCAAAGGAGCCCTCAGAAG GTACGCAGGTGCTCTGGGGTCCTCAGGTGCCAACGCATCATCCCAGTACATCACAGCAG CCCTCCGTGACCTCTACGAGACCATGGATGAAACTTCCTCCAGCATACCCCCAATCATCCTGCTGCAGTTCCTGCACATGGCTTTCCCCCAGTTCGCTGAGAAGGGAGACCAGGGACAGTACCTTCAGCAG gatGCCAACGAGTGCTGGTTGCAGATGATGCGGGTTCTCCAGCAGAAGTTGGAGCCACAAGACCCAGACGCTCCCATGGAG ACTGACACTGAGAGTGGAGCTGCTGCTGTCGCTTCCAAGAAGAACTTCATCGACCAGTATTTTGGAGTGGAGTATGAAACCAC TATGAAATGTACAGAGTCTGAAGATGAGGAGCCAGCTAAAGGTAAAGAGAGCCAGCTTCAACTCAGCTGTTTCATCAACCAGGAGGTCAAATACCTGGCCACCGGGCTCAGGCTG AGACTGCAGGAAGAAATCACCAAGCTGTCCCCGTCTTTGCAAAGAAATGCCCTGTACATAAAATCT TCTAAAGTCAGACGCCTCCCTGCCTATCTGACCATTCAGATGGTTCGCTTTTTCTACAAAGAGAAGGAGTCTGTCAATGCCAAAGTCTTAAAG GATGTTAAGTTCCCGCTGATGCTGGATGTGTATGAGCTCTGTACCTCTGAGCTGCAAGAGAAGATGGTGGCAGTCAGGTCAAAGTTCAAGGAGATTGAGGACAAGAAGCTGGAGAAACAGTCACAgaag CAGGTGGAGAAGAAAGTGGGAGACAAACCGAAAGAAGTCAAATATGAGCCCTTTTCATTCGATGACG ACCTGGGCTCCAACAACAgcggttactacaacctgcaggcaGTGCTGACACACCAGGGCCGATCCAGCTCCTCCGGACACTACGTCGGCTGGGTCAAGAGGAAAGAAG ACGAGTGGGTGAAGTTTGATGACGACAAGGTGAGTGTGGTGTCTCCAGAGGATATACTGAGGCTGTCCGGTGGAGGAGACTGGCATATAGCCTACGTCCTACTGTACGGACCCCGACGACTGGAAATACTTGAAGAGGAGAAACAGTAA